Part of the Ictalurus furcatus strain D&B chromosome 28, Billie_1.0, whole genome shotgun sequence genome is shown below.
ttcttaattaattttttacacCTTAAAACTTGCTAGTTTGCCTGTTTTGGTATTGAGTCGGAGTAGGACGGGTTAATATCGTCTCGACGCTTCTTCCGGATCATGCCCCACGACCCCGATCCTCCTCCGGCCAAGAAATTTAAGCCGGGCTCCCCTTTTTTCCCTACAAACAAAAAGCCTGGAATGCTGCTGCCAAAGAAGGGAAATGCGCCCAGTACAATAGACGTGCAAAGAAAACAGCTTCCTATTTATCAGGCCAAATCTCAGCTCATCGACCAGCTCAGACAGCTGCACAATGCTGTGTTAATCGGTAAGAGTTTCCACTATATAGAGGTGATGCTAAGCTCGCCTAGCATGCAGGTTGTACACAGAAAACAGCAGTATCTGATTAGAGCTTTGATCTCTTCCTTGCTACAGAAACTACAACAACCGCTGAAATCTACAGCTGGCTCCCTGATGTTAGAAATATAGTTATGTTTGGAATAAAGGAAAGCAGTGTAATTGCTGTCAGAGTTTCTAGTTGAAAGCTTTAATATATAAGAACCCTGCAAGCACTTGAGTAAATGGTGACTTTGTGAGCTCGAATGAGTTTACTTTTTCCTGACACTTGTACAATGATTTGTAGAGTTATGAGTTACCACTATCTTAGATTTACATTCAGTGGATGGTTTAATCAGGTACACCTGTTTGTGAACTTTGCAATCAGCTGGAGCagttttactgtttattaaCACTGTATAAACTTACTCAGCAATGCTTTCCCACACATTTTCTGTGTAATTGTGTGGTGTAGTTTAGCTTTCTGTTTACAAACCAGTGAATGATGTTTagtgttgtttgtgtttacgTAGCAATGACTCATTTCCGAGTCCAAGGAGATGACTAGCTCTAATATTTACTCGAATTCTGATACGACACTGATCcaattttaaaaagcatgaaTAGCTGTGAGAAATGAAAGGACAAAAACCATCGTTACATTGAGTTGGTCCCTACAAAGTACCCCACTTCTTGATGACCTGTTTGCTCTATTCTGTAGGAGAGACAGGCtctggaaaaaccacacagatcCCTCAGTACCTCTATGAAGCTGGTATCGGTCGGCAGGGCATCATTGCGGTCACTCAGCCTCGACGTGTGGCTGCTATCTCGCTGGCGGGACGAGTGGCAGAGGAAAAGAGAACTCAACTTGGAAAACTGGTGGGTTGAGCAACCGTTCATGCATCTTTTGGAATACATGTATgatctcattcatacatttgGTACCATTTTGaactgttgattttttttttttttttttccaaaaaacatAACTGCAACAATTCCAAAGGTGGGCTACACGGTACGATTCGAGGACGTGACCTCCCCGGAAACCAAGCTGAAGTTCATGACTGATGGCATGCTGCTCAGAGAGGCGATCGGAGACCCGCTGCTTTTGCGCTACACGGTTGTGATCCTGGACGAAGCTCACGAGCGCACTGTTCACACCGACGTCCTCTTTGGAGTGGTCAAGTCCGCCCAGCGCAAACGCAAAGAGCAGAATAAGATCCCTCTAAAGGTGAGGAACCAACATGGGTGAATGTTGAGCTCGAGACTTCAAACTAGGGCTGGGCAATGTCAAAAATATCACATGATATGTGTAAGCATTTCTACGGTACACGATATGTATGCAAACGAACAAAACTAAATTATTGACACTGAAAAGGAGGGAAAGTTAAAATTTTAAAGAGTCAATATCTTTTaagtacatatttaaaaaaaaaaaaaaaaaaaaagatttaaagaaaagctttaaaaaacttttttttttttttttttaatattcaaaacAGTATGAAACGTTAAAAGCATCTAATCAGCTGCTGACTGGATACTTTTGTTTAATGTctataaaatttattattaacaccAAAAACAAGAGAAATTTCTCATTTGTGAAACAAAATTACTACAAGATCAAcaccaaaaaacataaaataaaaaaaatacggcaagagaaaatatcttgaatgttGTCAAatctatctagtatttcctatgaTACAATTACAATAccccaaatataatattaaatataatataatattaaacttatttctagacatttcttTTTTACTACTTTCAATCTTTTCTTACTCTATTGGCATATAATTTAGTTTCTTTCTAGAAAATCTTTCTAAATGCTTCAAATGAGCCAAATTATTTGCGATAGAATCTGTTTCAGTCTTGAAATcggtaaaaatgtttaaaaataaattgaattgaataatttcatatttgtttttaatcgGATAATGTGAAATAGTAGACATAAAGTTTCTTTCAGTtaatttcacttgctaagatgtcttttgtttgtttgtttttttgcagttgAAATGATCTCATTATACTGTCCAGCCATATTTGAAGCTCCTTTCTCATCTATTTTATTTCCTAATCCTCAGGTCATTGTGATGTCTGCCACCATGGATGTAGACCTGTTCTCTCAGTATTTTAATAAGGCTCCTGTGCTGTACTTGGAGGGTCGACAGCACCCGATTCAGATCTATTACACCAAGCAGCCGCAGTCCGATTACCTACACGCAGCGCTGGTCTCCATCTTTCAGATTCACCAGGTTAGTCATTTTCTCACGTGGACGTGTATTATACTTCCTATTAGTTAATTATATTATGTGCATTTAATGTGGAAGTGAGTATTTATCTGAATCCATGGGAGGAGCTACAGATGTTGTCCTTTCCTGATGTCTCTGGTGATGAAGTATATCGTGTTTATGCCCCCGATAAAAAGGCCAAAAGTGTTTGTCTAACATTTTAGCTCCGAGCAGCGTTTTTCTCTCATCGAACAGGACCACTCTTGAACATGACtcacatttaatgtttgtttcATCATAATATTGGGTGATGAAGAATATATTTGTGTTTCTAGTGCTCTCCGGTGTCCCTAATAAGTATCTTTGGCCACACAGGAAACTCCTCCATCCCATGACATCTTGGTGTTTATGACGGGTCAGGAGGAGATCGAAGCCCTGGCTCGTACGTGTCGGGACATCGCCAAACACCTGCCTGAAACCTGCGGGCTCATGATTGTGATCCCTCTGTACGCATCACTTCCTCCTGCCCAGCAGCTCAGGGTCTTTCAGCCTGCACCTAAGGTACCCTTGTTGATGTTTCCTCATAGATTTGCTAAGGATTATGTTCAGATTTCATATCTGTGATAAATTTCAAACCCACAAAGTGTATTCACGTGAAACGGAGCAGCACTGATAGAAAAGCAAATGCCTCAATACTAATACTAAAAGGATCTAGCTGACTTGCAgacattttgcattttgtatttcatttcattgctgGAGTGTTTAATGCACAGCTTTGTACCATGATGCAGTCCAATACAGGGAAAAACCTTGCCCATAATCACAAAGACAGTTTGTTTCTAGTATAAATTTAGCAaacgatttttatttttttttgtactgtaatgACATTTTCGTTTACTTTGTTGAATGCGTCTACATTTCATATTAGAAGCTATTAATTgcgtaaaaaaataataagaagcaAACTCTTAGAGTCATCATACACACCTccattagtgttttattctctttGTAGCTTTCCATTTCATAGCCACACCCTAAAGGGTTACACGTTTTCCTCTAGGTCAACCATTGACCTTGTTGACCAGAGTTTCTGGTTTTTGTGTCATCTGTATTAACGTTCTCTCTCTGCATATCAGGGTTGCAGAAAAGTCATCCTCTCAACCAACATCGCAGAGACGTCTATAACTATTTCTGGAATTAAATACGTCATTGACACAGGAATGGTGAAGGCCAAGCGCTATAACCCAGGTGAGAGCTCCGATGTCCATCATTCAAACAGTACTTAAAGCTGGGGTTGTATTTTAGGAAAAGACTCAATTATGCTGATGGCAATCAAGTAGTTCATTGAGCTATTCCAAGTCTTTAACACTGTTAAAAAGCTTAAATACTGCTTGTTTCCGATGTAGTTACAGCGATCGGTCGTAACATTAATACCACTGAcaaaggtgaagtgaataacatttattatctcgttacaatggcacctgtccacaggtgggatatattaggcagcaagtgaacagtcagttttcaaagtggatgtgtttgaatcaggaaaaatgggcaagtgtaaggatctgagcgatttAACCAAATTGTGTTTGGTCAGACCATCTCCAAaactgcaggtcttgtggggtgttcccggtatgcagtggttaccaaaagtggtccaggGAAGGAGAACCGGTGATCTGGCGACAGGATCATGTGCGTCatgggagcgaaggctagcctgtctggtccgatcccacagaagagctactgtaccACAGATTGCTCAAAAAGTTAATGCTgactatgatagaaaggtgtcagaacacgcAGTGCATCACAACTTGCTGCGTAGCTGTCAGAGTGCCCATACTGACCCCTGTCCATgaccgaaagcacctacaatgggcacgtgcgCATCAAAAATGGACTATGgcgcaatggaagaaggtgaccttgtctgatgaatcatgttttttttacatcatgtggatggccaggcGCTTGTGTGTCGCTTACGTGGGGAAGGGATgccaccaggatgcactatgggaagaagggaagtgtgatgctctgggcaatgttctgctgggaacaCTTGtatcctggcattcatgtggatgttactttgacacggaTCACCtgcctaaacattgttgcagaccaagtacacctgtTCATGGCAGCGGTATTCCataatggcagtggtctctttcagcaggataatgcgtcctgctacactgcaaaaattgttcaggaatggtttgaggaacatgacagagagttcaaggtgttgacttggcctccaaattccccagatctcaatctgatcgagcatctgtgggatctgctggacaaacaagtccaatccatggaggccccacctcacaacttacaggacttaaaggatctgctgctaaagtcttggtgccagataccacagcacattttcagaggtcttgtggagtccatgcctcgacaagtcagagctgtttaagagggacctacacaatattaggcaggtggattTACATGGTTCACATGGTGTCATGtagttgagactagaggtgtgcatcaggatgAGGACATAAAGTCATGCGAACGAGAGGTTTTTACTTTTCCTGTGGGCGTGAGCCAGCACTCCGATATGAAGCTTGTGCGACaaagaacaacaacatttaTTATCGTTAGCATGTGGCACTCACTCACctggctactagtttgtttaggCAGGTAGAAACAAAAACGAATGAGGAGCGCATAGTGTTGAAATAAACAGTCTGGCACACATCATTAATTGAGAGCAGATAttaactggagtgatgtagctgatgttgaggaactgtcagagccagaattcaccgTTTCCGGTGGCACGCCTGCTTCgtgtttaggccacgcccacttaaTGATTAAATCCGaatatggatatttggagcactaaacagatatagATAGTGCCATTGTGTTACACACCTAATAATTATCCATTACAACTAGTAAATAATGCAAATAACTTGAAGGCAGACAATCAGAAACTAGCATTTCCTATTGCCATagtataaaatgtaattaggTCTCTAATTTTCCTAATGTGGATAATATTTTACATGTACTTGTAGAGCACGAGTCATTTCCATACCCTGTCTGAGTGATTGCAATACCATCTAAATACCATGTGGTGGCGCTGTGCCATCTACTACACTCTGAATAAGCACCTTAATGTAAACTAATATTATAGAGTATTTACCACTTATTCATACGAGTGTTGATTTATTTGGAGGCATGTCATTTCAGACACCAGgggtttatatttaataacGCTATTGAGTAGATGTTAGATTGTGATACTGATGGTATGAAAtccaaagaaaaagaataaagttgCAAGCATAAATGTGCATAATTCATCATCATTCATGTGAGATGCTGTTTTTGTCTTATGTATTGTTAGACAGCGGTCTGGAGGTGTTGGCCGTGCAGCGGGTGTCCAAAGCGCAGGCCTGGCAGCGGGCAGGCAGGGCAGGGAGAGAAGACTCTGGCTCCTGTTACCGCCTCTACACCGAAAATGAGTTCGACAACCTAGCAAACATGACTGTACCTGAAATACAACGGTACAGTGTAGTAGAGATGGCACAATCTTTCTGTTAATTGGCTTCATTCAGGATTACAGCCTTACATTGTATGTATGTAGTTAAAACAGTGCAAATACAGTAGCGCTgtcacaatttttttaaatgtatgtaatataattcATAATGCATATTATAAGTTGTCATTATTTGCCTGTCCTATATTATCTCTGTAGGTGTAATCTGGCTGGTGTAATGCTGCAGCTGCTGGCTTTGGGTGTTCCTGATGTGTTCAACTTTGACTTCATGTCCAAGCCGTCACCTGGTAAGAGACATGTGGTTTTTGTATATGCAGAATTATTGGAACCCTTTATGACACTGAAAAGAATGTAATCTATTAATGAATAACACTAGCAATAAGTCGATATCTTGCGCTTAAAATATAAACGGGATGCGGGgcaggtttattttaatattatattaataaatagcatggtttcttttcaaaaacactgcttttaaaatgattgGCAGCCTCACAATTAGTATTTTCTGATGGGAACGAGAGAGAGGTCTGTACTATTTCCGACTTTACTTTTCGGCTATTATTGTTAgtgcaataattattgttattgattGGTAATAACCTTCTTTACCGTTGATCTCcattgtaatttttaaaaatcaagttCTTGTCCTTTTGTCTTAATACAGGGCATGTGTATGATTGtagatgttttatttgatttattatgtaattaattattattattattattattattattattattattattaataataatataattctttctggaagagaaaaaatattattttataatcgTGCATCTGCAGAAACACTGTTGCTTGTGTCATTGGACAGAGTCGATGCGAATGGCAGGGGAGCAGCTGGATCTCCTCGGAGCTGTGGAGAGGAAGGACGATCGGGTTTCGCTCACTCCTCTGGGCAAAAAGATGGCCTGCTTTCCCTTGGAACCTCGATTTGCTAAAGTAATTGGGATTGTCCTCTTGTAGCATGTGTTTTTATGCCTCTGTCACTCAGTGGTGGGGGCATTTTTTGGGGGTTCTCTGTTCACCCATGCGTCTGTCTGAGATTCTCATAAGCACGGTATCTCAAGAACAAGTATGTTCGTAGGATGTatgtggaattattattattatcattattattttaattggaCGATGAATGGATAAGATTTTGGTCAAAATAAGGCCAAATGTCTGATTTTCTACTATAGCTTCTTTcctaatattataattacacctcagggaaggaaaaaaaaatgccatgacCCCTTTAAATTAGActattatttgtatagcacgtttTACAGTAGAGACACAACGAGAgaaatctatctgtctgtctatctatctatctacataatatctattatataatatagtataaatcTCCAATGAGCAACCCAGACAATGCAGTGGCAAGGAAATATATCCTGAGATGGCATGGGGAAGGAACTTTAAGAAGAACCATATTTAAAAGAGAACCCATActtttctgggtgacaccagacgGTGttgttataaataatttttcttcTACAACTGTATATTATAAAGTGTGTTGAAGGGATGTTCACTATGAGCATGTTCTgaagtcctgggatgagcataGGAAAGTCTTtacgattacagcagcagttcttttggtacaaatctacagtatccaggtgagattatccactgaagcaaggatGAGACTGTTTTTGCAAATCTATTTTTTGCAATTTAGGCAATCCATCCACAGCAGAAGAATTACAAGTGATCTCAACAGTCATAGCagcataaaaatgaatgaaccgACAATCTACAGGGTCCAATCACGCTTCTCAAATAGCTTTATGTAAATGAGTGCAAAATCCAAGTGGGTGGAGATTAAtggttcttttttgtttgtttggcaaAAGCCAAGGATTCAAGCCCAAAATGTTCTTGGTAGGTCTTAGGGGCGGCtgtgtccactaatcgtagggttggcggttcgattcccggcccacatgaagtgtccttgggcaagacactgaaccctgagttgctcccgatggcaagttagcgccttacatggcagctctgctaccattggtgtgtgtatgtgaatacGTGAATGAGACActgtgtaaagcgctttggatgaaagcgctatataagtggaCCATTTTAGATTATACGTGCTGTCTTGCTTGAGTACAGTAGCATGAGGTCATGCTACATGCTTGCCCCCCTATATGATGAAACACCTCGGAGTGGTCTCCTGGGGGAATCTGTGCACAACTTTTGCATATTTTAACATGCATCTTAACACACAAGCAAGCACTTTGGGTTGACCAGCGGTGCAGAACATTCCCTGGAGTTTGGAGCCACCATTGTGAGACATGATGGGGACAATCAAATGGTTCCTTATGCTTGTAGCTGGCCACGTGACTTACgtatttttaatattgttttgcaGACCATCCTGATCTCTCCAGACTTCTCCTGTACCGAAGAGGTTCTGACCATTATCTCTCTGCTCTCCGTGGACTCTGTGCTCTACAACCCTCCTGCCCGCCGAGACGAGGTGCTTGCCGTACGCAGAAAATTCATCTCCAGTGAAGGAGACCACGTGACCTTGCTGAACATCTACAGGGCCTTCAAGAAAGTCAGTGGAAATAGGGTAGGTGCCTGAGTTCTTTCAAGATTTCGACTGATTAGACAATCTATCTTGTTGGACCACCTCGTAGTAGGTACAGTTAGAGATTTGACTCATCTTTTTGACTAGACTGCTTTGTAGCCCCCATTAATTAGTTTCAGACGCTGTTAACTGTTATATTGGGTTGGTAGACTGTTTCTCACAACAGCAGTGCAATTGAAGTGTTTAAAATCCCAATAACGCTGCTGTATCTGATACATTAGTTGCAGCGCCACACATACTTTGACATACTTTGATGTCCCCTTTCTGAATTGTATCTGTAATCCTGTGGTGGTACCTTTTCATGATAGATGGGATAGAATGGGTTTTGAGACATTGTGCATTGCAAAGCTTCGACTACACTCGGTAATTACACACCTAAAGTCACCAACATGGTAGTTGCAcctaaaaatggacaaaaactgTAGATGAAAGTTATCCAATAAGCTGGTAACTCATATGTTTGCATAAAGTCAAGCCTCACCGTCTTTTGGTGTTGCTCTTCAATGCAGGAGTGGTGTAGGGAGAACTTTGTAAACAGCCGAAACATGGGTCTGGTTGCTGAAGTCCGAGCCCAGCTGAGAGACATTTGCATTAAGGTACTGAATTATTCAATACTGTGAACAAAAAGGTCTACATTGTTTCTGTCCTTTTAGAAGGTTTTGATGAGTGAATCAACAAGAGGAGCTTTCAgcattgttttttgttctaTAGCTGGGACTGAAGCTAGAATCCTCGCTGTCTGAACTGGCTAATGTGCGGCGCTGCCTGGCCCACGGCATGTTCGCCAACGCCGCTGAGCTACAGCCAGATGGCACCTATGTGGCTCTGGACACCCACCAGACCGTTGCGATCCACCCGTCTTCCGTCCTGTTCCAGGCCAAGCCGGCCTACGTGGTGTTCAACGAGCTCCTGCATACATCACGCTGCTACATGAGGGACCTGTGTCTGGTGGACGCCGACTGGTTACAGGAAGCAGCGCCGGAGTATTTTCGGCGTAAACTCCACACGGCAAAGAGCTAGTACACCTCAGGGCTTCTAGTGGTGCTTTTATCAAGTTTAACAGCAAAGTGCATGAATGTCCGGACCATTTTGGAAGGGATAGCAGTAGTACATCAATGTGGCTGGGCTTGAAGATGTTTCGCCACTCGTCTGAGAGGCTTTGTATAGTTTTGTTCTGCTGACGTTATAAGTGAGAACATTGGACAGGGTCTCGTGGGAATTCTCAATGATTCCCCTTAATGAAGCCTCTCAGAGGactggcaaaatgttttgaagATATCTGAAGTCCTGATGTATTCAACTACATGTTGACTTTGATTCCACTCGTAGGCGACTTTGTTTTCTCTTCTGAAGCCCAAACGCTGGATGCTAGATAAGGCAATGCCGAAAGTACTCGCCTTTTAAAGAGTAGAAACCATGGACCGTTGATTGAGTGTTTAGGAATGACTTTCCTAAACGAGTGTCTTGTTCTTTGTACAAATGACACATTTTGCACACCCTCCAATAGCTTTTGAATAATTTGCATACTCCAGTGGTTTGATActggaagctttttttttttttttttttttaaacctgtttctACAGCCAGTTTAGTTGGATGCATATTTAGGTGAGCTTACCTTGTTATGAATGCTTGCATGTTTTCCTTTAACTACGTGAGAGCCTCGGCTCATGACGCACCTCTCGAGTGGCCGTACTGTTTCTGGAACTAGTTTGTTTACCTGTTTTGAACTAGTTTGTTTACCACCTGATCTCTATGAATACAAATTGTGTTAATGAGCAGGGGCCTACGTGGTGACTTGATGCTTGGCGTGTAACCACGGCCTTAATTCTACGTCTCATATTATCAACACCCAGTTTCAGGCCGTtttaaacttttgtttttatactGAATCAATTATATgggcatttattattaatggtaCCTGAAACACCAATGGCTGTTTCTAGCTGATTAATGGCGCAAATGTAAAATTGAGTATTTCGAGATGCAGTTGCTTTGTACACTTTATAGAAAATGACCGTGTAATATGCATATGTTGTTATTTTGGTTGGAAAGAAATGATTGCTTGGTGTCTGAGAAAATTACTTAAGCTGTAAAGCCCGTGTTCTACTGGAGGTGTAAAGGTCAGGCTTCCACACGATATGATTTTGATTTATAAGGCAACAATTCTATATGCCATCAGATTTGCTACAAGTCAATTTAATATCCTCAGATCGATATGTGATCAGCTTTGTTCAGGATCTGGGGTAAGCATGTTGTTAATTCGTGAATGATGAGGACATAGAGAAGGATCCTTTTAAAAGTACCATAGTTATGGGCAAATTACCTTGCTAGCCCATAAATTATCtacagttatttaaaaatgtgtatatatattatttttttgtacaccgttttgtgctttttcgataataatcgattaaaATAGATAGTAATCATAATATGATTGTTGCATAGATTTACTTCAATTGTTGCCTTTGAAATCAATGAATTGATCCAGATCACTTCTACTAGCAGACACGAAGCGATTTGGACGAAATTGGTGGAACCTCTTTTAAGACTAGAAATCCAAAGAATTATAACCTCCATTTTCAGAAAGCCAGACCACTGAAACCTTTCTAAACATAGAAACACCACCACTGATAGACAAGTAAGGCCACGTCCTTTCCTCAGCCCATTTTCCCCCAAGGGCATCTCAATATTACAGTCATCTGATCTGGTAGAGATGTAGAGTGTTCAATATGATGCTCGCTCTACCATTTAACCATGTTCTTTGCGAAACTCAGCTGTGATTATTTGGATGTTGGTTGCCCATTGTTTAAAAGTCCTGTGAAgccacagaattttttttgtttttgtttaagtgGATATTTTATTGATGCTGTTGGCTTTACTATGTCGATAGTCTGTATGCGGTACATAAGACTGATTCTCAGTATTGTGCTTCCTAAGCTATGCATGGCATTCTATAACATTTGTATATCATTTAAGTCCACacacttgttctaatactgACACG
Proteins encoded:
- the dhx33 gene encoding ATP-dependent RNA helicase DHX33 gives rise to the protein MPHDPDPPPAKKFKPGSPFFPTNKKPGMLLPKKGNAPSTIDVQRKQLPIYQAKSQLIDQLRQLHNAVLIGETGSGKTTQIPQYLYEAGIGRQGIIAVTQPRRVAAISLAGRVAEEKRTQLGKLVGYTVRFEDVTSPETKLKFMTDGMLLREAIGDPLLLRYTVVILDEAHERTVHTDVLFGVVKSAQRKRKEQNKIPLKVIVMSATMDVDLFSQYFNKAPVLYLEGRQHPIQIYYTKQPQSDYLHAALVSIFQIHQETPPSHDILVFMTGQEEIEALARTCRDIAKHLPETCGLMIVIPLYASLPPAQQLRVFQPAPKGCRKVILSTNIAETSITISGIKYVIDTGMVKAKRYNPDSGLEVLAVQRVSKAQAWQRAGRAGREDSGSCYRLYTENEFDNLANMTVPEIQRCNLAGVMLQLLALGVPDVFNFDFMSKPSPESMRMAGEQLDLLGAVERKDDRVSLTPLGKKMACFPLEPRFAKTILISPDFSCTEEVLTIISLLSVDSVLYNPPARRDEVLAVRRKFISSEGDHVTLLNIYRAFKKVSGNREWCRENFVNSRNMGLVAEVRAQLRDICIKLGLKLESSLSELANVRRCLAHGMFANAAELQPDGTYVALDTHQTVAIHPSSVLFQAKPAYVVFNELLHTSRCYMRDLCLVDADWLQEAAPEYFRRKLHTAKS